In one Oryzias latipes chromosome 13, ASM223467v1 genomic region, the following are encoded:
- the sbds gene encoding ribosome maturation protein SBDS: MSIFTPTNQIRLTNVAVVRMKKGGKRFEIACYKNKVMSWRTGAEKDLDEVLQTPSVFINVSKGQTAKKDDLLKAFGTEDQTEICKQILAKGELQVSDKERQTQLETMFRDIATTVADKCVNPETKRPYPVSMIERAMKDIHYSVKPNKSTKQQALEVIRQLKETMEIQRAHMRLRLQLPAKEAKRLKEKLKPLLQVVESEEFDEELEMICLVDPGCFREIDELIRCETKGRGSLEVLSLKDVEEGEEKM; the protein is encoded by the exons atgtctattttcACACCAACCAACCAAATCCGGTTGACGAACGTGGCGGTGGTTCGGATGAAGAAAGGCGGGAAGCGCTTCGAAATCGCCtgttataaaaacaaagttatgaGCTGGAGAACCGGAGC agagAAGGACCTGGATGAGGTTCTGCAGACTCCGTCTGTCTTCATTAACGTGTCAAAAGGTCAGACGGCGAAGAAGGATGACCTGCTGAAAGCTTTTGGGACAGAAGATCAGACAGAAATCTGCAAGCAG ATCTTGGCCAAAGGGGAGCTCCAGGTGTCCGACAAGGAGAGGCAGACGCAGCTGGAGACCATGTTCAGGGACATCGCCACCACCGTGGCCGACAAGTGTGTGAACCCGGAGACCAAGAGGCCGTACCCGGTCAGCATGATCGAGCGGGCCATGAAGGACATCCACTACTCCGTCAAACCCAACAAGAGCACCAAGCAGCAG GCTCTGGAGGTGATCCGGCAGCTGAAGGAGACCATGGAGATCCAGAGGGCCCACATGAGGCTGCGGCTGCAGCTGCCGGCCAAGGAGGCCAAGCGTCTGAAGGAGAAGCTGAAGCCGCTGCTGCAGGTGGTGGAGAGCGAGGAGTTCGACGAGGAGCTGGAAATG ATCTGTCTGGTGGATCCCGGCTGCTTCCGGGAGATCGACGAGCTGATTCGCTGCGAGACCAAAGGCAGAGGCTCTCTGGAGGTCCTGAGTCTGAAGGAcgtggaggaaggagaggagaagATGTAG
- the LOC101161321 gene encoding claudin-4-like: MQRQLELAALAVGLVGWMCSVLTRCLALWKVSGTVDNSTATLPAYWDGVWLEWDHWDLAQDGSLHCSFYQSLMSLSGSFRTWRALIMAAIAVGGFAAAIGGVGMIWFPKRGQVKVFSGSLFVVSGILLLVPTAWTCHHTSQPLEGALLLRRDWGPALYLGWISFALMLAGGVFLTTRCPTAKGRAEESSEPPNPEAEAHHPLSRINRTIFTQSQYERRSQPV; this comes from the coding sequence ATGCAGCGGCAGTTGGAGCTGGCCGCCCTCGCCGTGGGCCTCGTCGGGTGGATGTGCTCGGTTTTGACCCGCTGCCTGGCCCTGTGGAAGGTTAGCGGCACCGTGGACAACTCCACCGCCACCCTGCCTGCTTACTGGGACGGGGTGTGGCTGGAGTGGGATCACTGGGATTTGGCCCAGGATGGCAGCCTCCACTGCTCCTTCTACCAGTCCCTCATGTCTCTCTCCGGAAGCTTTCGGACGTGGAGAGCCCTCATCATGGCGGCCATCGCAGTGGGGGGCTTCGCTGCAGCGATAGGAGGAGTCGGAATGATTTGGTTCCCAAAGCGAGGCCAGGTTAAAGTTTTCTCTGGCTCCCTGTTTGTTGTGTCAGGAATTCTGCTGCTGGTTCCCACAGCCTGGACGTGCCACCACACCAGTCAGCCACTGGAGGGAGCCCTGCTGCTGAGGAGAGACTGGGGCCCGGCCCTGTACCTGGGGTGGATTTCATTTGCTCTAATGCTGGCTGGTGGGGTGTTTCTCACCACCAGGTGCCCCACGGCGAAGGGGCGGGCGGAGGAAAGCAGTGAGCCCCCGAATCCGGAGGCGGAGGCTCATCACCCCCTGAGCAGGATCAACAGGACTATATTCACTCAAAGTCAGTACGAGCGCAGATCACAGCCCGTCTGA